The following coding sequences lie in one Apium graveolens cultivar Ventura chromosome 1, ASM990537v1, whole genome shotgun sequence genomic window:
- the LOC141668560 gene encoding ubiquitin-conjugating enzyme E2 20-like, whose product MATINHQDNNNRQINNVASSKQPLQTVKSVDTQSVLKRLQSELMSLMMSGDPGISAFPEEDNIFCWKGTITGSKDTVFEGTEYKLSLTFPTDYPFKPPKVKFETGCFHPNVDIYGTICLDILQDKWSSAYDVRTILISIQSLLGEPNTSSPLNAQAAVLWENQEEYRKMVEKLYKPAA is encoded by the exons ATGGCTACGATCAACCATCAAGATAACAACAACAGGCAAATCAACAACGTTGCTTCCTCTAAACAGCCACTCCAGACTGTCAAATCCGTTGATACCCAATCTGTTCTCAAAAG GCTGCAATCTGAGCTGATGTCTTTAATG ATGAGCGGTGATCCTGGAATATCCGCGTTTCCTGAAGAAGACAACATATTTTGCTGGAAAGGAACTATTACGGGGAGCAAAGATACAGTGTTTGAAGGAACGGAGTACAAGCTATCCCTAACCTTTCCGACTGATTATCCTTTTAAGCCTCCAAAGGTTAAGTTTGAGACAGGGTGTTTCCATCCCAATGTGGATATCTATGGAACTATCTGCCTGGACATTCTTCag GATAAATGGTCATCAGCTTATGATGTAAGGACTATACTGATCTCTATACAAAGTCTTCTTGGAG AACCAAACACGAGCTCACCTTTGAACGCCCAAGCAGCAGTGCTTTGGGAAAATCAAGAAG AATACAGGAAGATGGTGGAGAAACTGTACAAGCCTGCAGCTTAG